The stretch of DNA TTTCACCTAATTGTTATCGTAAATGTTATCGTCCAACACGACACAAACCCTTATCCTATCTATACTTTTCACTCATCACTTTTTTACGTCATCACATATTTTTACCTTTTCCACCCCTGAAATCACTATAAAACCCTTGTCCCGTCTACACTTTTACGATGTCACCTGGACGATAACATAAATTTATATATCCATTCTTCAATTTCACCTCAATTTTCACCATACAATTCAGTCAATTTTTCCTTATTTTATCTATGTTTTTTATACTTTTTATACTCAATTCATTCCACTTTTCATCATTTCAATCGAAAATGTTATCGTACCAAATTTTCATCACCGATAACAAAATTACATTCTCGATCCATCTTTCACGCATCATCAATGATCACTCAATCATCACTCACCTGTACCGGGGGATAGTTTAACATAAAAAAGGCAGCATCCATATTTGTATTGGATACTACCCTGTAATTGACAATAAACCTTTTTCTTCTGTTTCATTAAATTATCTCATCTATTCTTACTACTCATTCATGTTGGATCTCCATACTACCCAGCCATACTCTTCAAGTGGAAATACACTTTCACAACGTTCCCACTTCCACCAATTCTCACCCTTCATTTTTGCTGGTTCTTTACCTTCAGTAGTTGCACAATAATAGTAATCACCAGCCGTAAACACTGGAATACTTGTGTGTCCATAGTGGTATCTATTATCCTTTACGTCATCTATATCCCAACCTAGTATATAGGCTATAGCCTCAGCAGAATTAAGTCTTTTCTTCATTTAATCACCACTTCTATCATTTTAGTTTAATGTTATCAAGTTTATATTATAAAAGTAACCTGTAATTTAAACCAATTATGAATTTGAGAAGACGGTATATTTCATTCTTCAATTTTCAACTCTAATCTCTTATTAAATTACAATAAAGAAATAACCTATCCCCTTTACTCTTGCAATCATCCTACCTTAATCAGTAACGTTTAAATTCATTATTAATTAATAATAAAATCGACACTCAGAATTGATGTCGATGCTTCAATTCCATTTTACTTCAACTTATATTTCAACTTTTCAATTTCAAACTCCAATTCTCAGCGTCAGCGTCTCGGTTCTAAATAATGGAGGAGAGCTGGCTCGACCCCTTTATAAATACTGAGTATAAGTATATGAAAGTATATATGTATATAGGGTTTTATGTTTATATTTATACAGTGTATTTTATGCAGACATGTTTTACACTTTTGACTTGCATATTTTACACACCTGTCTTGCATAAATTCCACTTATGCCTTGCATGTCTTACACTTAGGTTTAAACCTAGTAACAACAATAAAAAAAAGAGGCTAGAGAATATTCTCCAACCTTACACTGTAATGGTTATTGTATTTGCTAAAGATGATCTTGTCATTTTCATCATATCTATAATCTGTACCTAACTCATGTTTCTCAATACTAAGCAATTTTTCCTTTTTCAAGATTCCGTTGTATTTGATAATTGTTTTGCTGTTTAGACCAGTCTCTCTAGATATTGTTGCTATCCCTGTATAACAGAATTGATTCAGTGTTATCTTTCTGTTTATATAACTCTCATAATAAAACAATAATCGAACACCATTAAATCCAATCCTCGGTATGTGTTTAAGGATATCTACATACACATGTGTAAACTTATTTTTACTTTTTACTAACTGTTCATTTAAAAATATTTTCCCCTTTGAATGACTATCAATTTTTACTGGTTCAAGTATGTATTGATTTCTGTTTAGGTTGTCAAAAGATTTTTTAATTGTCCGGTTATCATTTATATGCAACTGATCCTTAATGTGCTCTTTGCTACTAATAACAAACTCATTTGATCCATTTATGTATTGCAGTGTTTTGAGTTTAATCAAAATTGCAAAGTCTAATGATGACAACTCAGGATTCCTTATTATACTGTTTGGCATCTGTACATATTGCTTACCCATTTTATCTAGCCTTCTTCAGCAAATCGCATAAATGTGTATTCCGTCTCATATTATCCACTTTTCGTATGGCATAATTCAGTGTCTCGGCTTGAGTTAAGAATATGCACTTCTGCTTACTGCGAGTGATTGCCGTATAGATTAGATTAGCAGAAATTTGGAATTTATTGGATTTATCTACTATACACAAAGCAGCTTCAGACGAACTTCCTTGTGATTTGTGAATGGTATATGACCAACTGTGTAATAACTGAGTTGCTAATCCAAAGTCTAATCTGACTAGATTATCATCAAATTGAACAATGATCCCCTTCTTATCTCTTTCAGTCATCTCTTCGTCTTTATTGCCTTTCTTGTCATCCTCAAACTTTAAATCAATTACATTCCCTGAGTCTCCATTAACTACATCTATTCCTTGCTCATCCATGTCGGCAATTCGGTACATATTTACGGTGTTCAAAACGTAGTCTCCAACTCTTAAGATATTATCGAAACCATATTTATGTTCCTTCTTATTACCGTCTTGTGGATTAACAACTTCCTGTATATATTTATTTATTTCAATCGTTCCAAGCTTACCCTTCTTGGTTGGTGTTAGCACCATGATGTCTTCAGGAGTAAATGTCTCAAGGAAAGTTTTATAATATGTCTTATACCCTTTTTCCATATGTATTTGATCTACGCAATGCAAAAGAAAGTTATCGCCAAATAACTTCTTACCTTCAAAATCATTCTTAACAAATTGCTGTCCTTTTCTAATCTTTGTTGCAATATCTAATATCCCGCCATCACTCTGTCTAAAAACAATGTCAAGTTTAGTCATCGGTATGGTTCCACTTTCAATTACATCGTGAAGGAAATTTCCAGCCTGAATACTCAATAACTGGAATGAATCGCCACAGAAGAGTAATCTAGTTTTTGGATTTTTTATTTTTGCTAATAAACTTGCAAGGATAAACACATCAGTCATCCCTGCTTCATCTATGATCACAAAGTCTTCCGCAATCTCGTACATATTTTCTTCATCTTTATCCATACCGTAACCAATTTTTCTATGTATAGTTTGTGCATCTACTCCTGTATACTTCTTTGTTACTTTAGCAGCTTTAGCTGATGGTGACATAAAAGTATATGTGAGACCAAGTTTATCAAGTAAAATAACTAAGAATTTTTGCATCGCAGATTTCCCCGTACCAGCAAAGCCAACAAGAAGATTAACGGGATGCTTTTGAATATTTCTAAAGAAGTCTTTCTGTTGATGGGTTAGTCCATTTGGAATATCTTCTTTATATTCTTCTTCTATGTACTTAATAAATTCTTCTGAATCAAAATTAAGTTCGGTTCCATCGTCAAGCTTCTCTTTGAGTTTCTTAGATATGTAATATTCTGCATTGTATGTTCTGATTAATGAAATCTTATTGTCTATAAACTTTAACTCGTCAGTCTCATCGAGCATTTTATCAATCAACTCAATCTCCAATTCCAACTTCTCTGAAGCACTTCTTAATAAATCTTCTCTGTACATAAAAGTATGTCCATGTTGCTGATTCTCGTCTATAGTGTACCGGATACCATACATTATTCTTTGCGGATTGTCATGAGCAATGCCCATCTGCTTGGCAACCTTATCTGCTCGTTTGAATCCCCAACCACTGATAGCGACCAATTCGTATGGGCAGTCTTCAATCTTTTGTATCGCTAATTGTTTGCTGCCGAACTTTTCTTCAAGTTTTAAAATTACATCATAGGTGATACCATACTTACCTAATCGTCCAAGTATTTCTTTATAGGCCAGATTATCCATAATACGATTTCTAATACGTTTATAGACAACTGGCCCAAAGTTTCTTACTTTATCATAATCGAATTTGTCGTCTATGATAAGTTGAACAATATCTTCATCTGGATAGGTTTTATAAACCTCTTTTAACTGTAATTCAGTCATAAGCGTCGAAAGAAACGCTTGTTGCCCCTCCATTGTTTGTGGCACATCTTGATATATAGAGAGAACGTTATAACTTGCTCCAAATCTAGGGTCAACCTTATCTAATTCAATTTGAGCTTCGTATTCGACTCCTAATTCTAGCCGTTGCATTATACCCTTGATTGATAGTCTGTCAAAAGTATTCAGCATAATTTCATCATTTTTAGTGTTGCATGAATAAATGCGAAAGTCATTCTTATTATCTGCCTCCCTCTTAGGAAACATCATTTTTTCAGGTGTCAACTTTAATTCAATAATATTACTCAAATTACTCTTCATCCTCCTTATTCTCAATCATTTTTTTGGCGCTTAACTTTAACTGCATAAGCACCCCACCCTTTTGACTCATTATCAATTCCAGGAACTCTTCTCTATTCAATTCGTTAAAAATATCATTAGATATTTCATTCTCAAAGCGCAAACTTGGGCTGTTAGACAAATCTTTATGACTGTGTTGATAATGCTCAAAGTAAGTATCAAAACTGGAATGTCCTAGTTGATCCTTAATTTCTTCAATCTTTCCACCACTCTCTTCAATCCAGCCAGCCATAACATTTCTCAAACTGTGGGGAACAACTTTTTTACCACCATTGAATTCAA from Paenibacillus sophorae encodes:
- a CDS encoding AAA family ATPase yields the protein MSNIIELKLTPEKMMFPKREADNKNDFRIYSCNTKNDEIMLNTFDRLSIKGIMQRLELGVEYEAQIELDKVDPRFGASYNVLSIYQDVPQTMEGQQAFLSTLMTELQLKEVYKTYPDEDIVQLIIDDKFDYDKVRNFGPVVYKRIRNRIMDNLAYKEILGRLGKYGITYDVILKLEEKFGSKQLAIQKIEDCPYELVAISGWGFKRADKVAKQMGIAHDNPQRIMYGIRYTIDENQQHGHTFMYREDLLRSASEKLELEIELIDKMLDETDELKFIDNKISLIRTYNAEYYISKKLKEKLDDGTELNFDSEEFIKYIEEEYKEDIPNGLTHQQKDFFRNIQKHPVNLLVGFAGTGKSAMQKFLVILLDKLGLTYTFMSPSAKAAKVTKKYTGVDAQTIHRKIGYGMDKDEENMYEIAEDFVIIDEAGMTDVFILASLLAKIKNPKTRLLFCGDSFQLLSIQAGNFLHDVIESGTIPMTKLDIVFRQSDGGILDIATKIRKGQQFVKNDFEGKKLFGDNFLLHCVDQIHMEKGYKTYYKTFLETFTPEDIMVLTPTKKGKLGTIEINKYIQEVVNPQDGNKKEHKYGFDNILRVGDYVLNTVNMYRIADMDEQGIDVVNGDSGNVIDLKFEDDKKGNKDEEMTERDKKGIIVQFDDNLVRLDFGLATQLLHSWSYTIHKSQGSSSEAALCIVDKSNKFQISANLIYTAITRSKQKCIFLTQAETLNYAIRKVDNMRRNTHLCDLLKKAR